Below is a genomic region from Bradyrhizobium sp. 1(2017).
GCATCGCGACGAAATCGGCGCGGATGAATTGCGCTTTCATCAAGCTTGGCCTCGGCGGCTGCGACATCGGCACCAGCTACTTTCTGCCGCGCCTCGTCGGCGTGTCCGTCGCGTCGGAACTGATCCTGACGGGGCGCTTCATCGGCGCCGAGCGCGCGCTTGCGGTCGGTCTCGTCTCCGAAGTCGTCGACGAGGACAAGCTCGACGACGCGGCCGCGCCCTATGTCGACGCGATGATGACGGCCTCACCCGTGGGACTGCGCCTGTCGAAGGAATGCCTCAACATGAGCGTCGATGCCGGTTCGCTGGAAGCTGCGATCGCAATGGAGGACCGCAACCAGGTTCTGTGCAGCCGCTCCGAGGAATTTTCGGAAGGCATCAGGGCCTTCCTTGAGAAGCGAAAGCCTGTCTATATCAAGCGCTGAACGAGAACGATCCGCAAAGGACGATAATTCCGGGAGACGCAAAATGAGTGGGAGCGCGGCGGCGGTGATGACGAAGCCCGCCTTTCGCAAGGTCGAGTGGCTCGCGCGCGACATCGACATCGCGCGCCGCGGCGACGGCACGGTGGTGCTCAAGTCGCGCATTCCGCTGCAGCCTTACGAGAAGCACATCCCGGCC
It encodes:
- a CDS encoding enoyl-CoA hydratase/isomerase family protein, giving the protein MSQPLLIEHDDGVDRVTLNRPDSLNALDPGLIDALNDYFQGLQRNRDTRVVVLRGAGKNFCAGLDLKAAMARRAGQQEPPGVTESLDSQRRIADIVMLMRRCPQPILSLVQGAAAGGGFALALASDIRIATKSARMNCAFIKLGLGGCDIGTSYFLPRLVGVSVASELILTGRFIGAERALAVGLVSEVVDEDKLDDAAAPYVDAMMTASPVGLRLSKECLNMSVDAGSLEAAIAMEDRNQVLCSRSEEFSEGIRAFLEKRKPVYIKR